In Alloyangia pacifica, the following proteins share a genomic window:
- a CDS encoding aminoacyl-tRNA deacylase, with the protein MSKGTPATQALTRAKVAFELLEYDYVSGQAQIGLHAAEQIGWPPEQVLKTLMVEVDGKPCCAAIPSGATLSMKRVASAFGGKSAQMMDPAKAERLTGMHTGGISPFGQKKRVPTAFEAASMAAERIVLNGGRRGLMVVVTPRDALEASGGRTAALAAD; encoded by the coding sequence GTGAGCAAGGGCACACCGGCGACGCAGGCGCTGACACGCGCCAAGGTCGCTTTCGAACTGCTGGAGTATGACTATGTCTCCGGGCAGGCGCAGATCGGTCTGCATGCGGCCGAGCAGATCGGCTGGCCACCGGAACAGGTGCTGAAGACGCTGATGGTCGAGGTCGATGGCAAGCCCTGCTGCGCCGCCATCCCCTCGGGTGCCACGCTGTCGATGAAGCGCGTCGCCAGCGCCTTCGGCGGCAAGTCGGCGCAGATGATGGACCCTGCCAAGGCCGAACGGCTCACCGGCATGCACACCGGGGGAATCAGCCCCTTCGGTCAGAAGAAGCGCGTGCCCACGGCCTTCGAGGCGGCGTCGATGGCGGCCGAGCGCATCGTGCTCAACGGCGGCAGGCGCGGATTGATGGTGGTGGTCACCCCACGGGACGCGCTAGAGGCTTCCGGCGGCAGGACGGCCGCGCTGGCTGCGGACTGA